From Denitrovibrio acetiphilus DSM 12809, the proteins below share one genomic window:
- a CDS encoding 4Fe-4S dicluster domain-containing protein yields the protein MAKMAMVIDRQKCVGCGACGIACKTENNTQGRKDGQSFNWADFMLKTEGKFPEVKFTAQPVLCNHCTNAACVDACPVTPKAMFKTEDGITMHNDERCIGCRSCQDACPYSVWDLREEGEYSVISFNSDEEETHSFYTDKSALIPGCTASGAEMAAKAGAKPPMMTAYKHPEYDNVRRMGIVEKCILCSHRLATGENPYCVDSCPSGARTVGDLNDPNSKVSILLKSYDYDVLKPEAGTKPNVYYIRNYNIK from the coding sequence ATGGCTAAAATGGCAATGGTAATAGACCGCCAAAAATGTGTCGGCTGCGGCGCCTGCGGAATAGCCTGCAAAACTGAAAATAATACTCAGGGCAGAAAAGACGGGCAGTCGTTCAACTGGGCGGATTTCATGTTAAAAACAGAGGGCAAATTCCCTGAAGTTAAATTCACAGCCCAACCTGTACTCTGCAATCACTGCACAAATGCTGCATGTGTTGATGCATGCCCGGTAACACCGAAAGCAATGTTTAAAACTGAAGACGGCATCACCATGCACAACGATGAAAGATGCATCGGCTGCCGCTCATGTCAGGATGCATGTCCGTACAGCGTATGGGATCTGCGTGAAGAGGGAGAATACAGCGTAATCAGCTTCAACTCTGATGAAGAGGAAACTCACTCTTTTTATACTGACAAATCAGCTCTCATCCCCGGGTGCACAGCGTCAGGAGCCGAGATGGCGGCAAAAGCAGGCGCAAAACCACCTATGATGACAGCTTACAAACATCCGGAATACGACAATGTCCGGCGCATGGGAATCGTTGAGAAATGTATCCTCTGTTCCCACAGGCTTGCAACCGGCGAAAACCCATACTGTGTGGACTCGTGTCCTTCAGGAGCCAGAACAGTTGGCGACCTTAACGACCCTAACAGCAAGGTTTCCATACTGCTGAAATCCTATGACTATGATGTTCTCAAACCAGAGGCTGGTACAAAACCTAACGTTTATTACATCAGGAATTACAACATAAAATAG
- a CDS encoding molybdopterin-dependent oxidoreductase, protein MKLRRRDFLKATAAVSTVAMVGCGVPKNNALAPMDPKKAIGEDPGKWISTTCQGCTTWDPIQVFVQDGRAVKVRGNPNSKANCGTCCPRAHMGLQQLYDPDRVKVPMKRTNPEKGRGIDPKFVPITWDEALNTIADKMMELRNNGEAHKYMLNRGRYTYMRDMIYDAMTKIYGSPNNISHSALCAEAEKSGAFYTHGYWDYRDYDLTRTKYLLIWGLDPLVSNRQVPFSIKVFGDVLDKATVTVVDPKLNASAAKAHNWLPVLPGTDGALAVAIAHVLLTEDLWHKPFVGDFKNSVNQFKTGVTLDESVFEEKYTNGIIKWWNIELKDKTPEWAEQECGISAEVIYKTAREMAAAAPSICIWMGPGAAMQVRGTYTAMAIESLCGLLGNLDNIGGTMMKGKTHVNKMPKLDDYKDEVAKIKHKYKIDQRGYLQFPALNSGKSGGGVVTNNLADGILQKNPMEIKMGIGYMNNFAFSGTGAQRWEEAMSGLEFYVHITTNASEMTQFADIVLPSAITTFEKWGYLKSKGNLHSQVSLLQPVVEPLFDVRTDETEIPFLIAEKLAERGFDKLLRYYKEQIIDPETGKGASNAKEFAEIAVKYYTAPSWDGKKDFPGDKIKGWEAFKDAGVWNDARLEYKKSWGKFKTVTKKFEFYSETLKKALKGHADKHNVSIDKVLDVCNYEARGEMAFVPHYEAPFRYGSFEEYPFTFIDHKSRLNKEGRSANTPWYQEFKKVDLGDESWDDVLKINPDDAAGLGIKNGDMVRITSTNGSFTIKAKFWEGLRPGTVTKCYGQGHWAYGRVAALDYKNAKPRGFNNNELMPCDYDRISGSTARNGGFCGVKIEKV, encoded by the coding sequence ATGAAATTAAGAAGACGAGACTTTCTGAAAGCTACAGCTGCTGTGAGCACTGTGGCTATGGTCGGATGTGGAGTACCTAAGAATAATGCTCTTGCTCCAATGGACCCAAAGAAAGCAATAGGCGAAGATCCGGGTAAATGGATTTCTACAACATGTCAGGGGTGCACAACATGGGACCCTATTCAGGTTTTTGTTCAGGACGGACGTGCTGTCAAAGTCAGAGGTAACCCGAACAGTAAAGCAAACTGCGGAACCTGCTGCCCAAGAGCCCACATGGGGCTACAGCAGCTTTACGACCCGGACAGGGTCAAAGTCCCGATGAAAAGAACCAACCCTGAAAAAGGTCGAGGCATCGACCCTAAGTTTGTTCCAATAACTTGGGACGAAGCGCTCAACACAATAGCTGACAAGATGATGGAACTCCGAAACAACGGAGAAGCTCATAAGTATATGCTGAACAGAGGGCGTTATACTTACATGAGAGATATGATCTATGATGCTATGACAAAGATTTATGGTTCCCCTAACAACATCTCTCACTCTGCCCTATGTGCTGAAGCGGAAAAGTCAGGCGCATTCTATACTCACGGATACTGGGATTACAGGGATTATGACCTTACAAGGACAAAATATCTTCTGATATGGGGACTTGACCCACTCGTATCGAATAGACAGGTTCCTTTCAGCATTAAAGTTTTTGGTGATGTTCTAGACAAAGCAACAGTCACTGTTGTTGATCCTAAACTGAATGCTTCCGCTGCAAAAGCCCACAACTGGCTTCCGGTTCTTCCGGGGACAGACGGCGCACTTGCTGTTGCTATAGCTCACGTTTTACTTACAGAAGATCTCTGGCACAAGCCTTTCGTAGGAGATTTCAAAAACAGTGTAAACCAGTTCAAAACAGGTGTGACACTCGATGAATCCGTATTTGAAGAGAAATATACTAACGGCATCATCAAATGGTGGAACATTGAACTCAAAGATAAAACTCCGGAATGGGCAGAGCAGGAGTGTGGTATCTCCGCAGAAGTTATCTATAAAACTGCCAGAGAAATGGCTGCCGCTGCTCCCTCTATCTGCATATGGATGGGACCTGGTGCTGCTATGCAGGTTCGTGGGACGTATACCGCAATGGCTATCGAATCCCTCTGCGGACTCCTCGGTAACCTTGATAACATCGGCGGAACAATGATGAAGGGCAAAACCCATGTCAACAAAATGCCTAAACTCGATGACTACAAAGATGAAGTTGCGAAAATAAAGCACAAATACAAAATTGATCAGCGTGGATATCTCCAGTTTCCTGCACTCAACAGCGGTAAGTCAGGGGGCGGTGTTGTAACAAACAACCTTGCTGACGGTATACTTCAGAAAAATCCGATGGAAATAAAGATGGGTATCGGCTACATGAACAACTTCGCATTCTCAGGCACAGGTGCTCAGAGATGGGAAGAGGCCATGAGCGGGCTCGAATTTTATGTCCATATAACCACAAACGCATCTGAGATGACTCAGTTTGCTGACATTGTTCTTCCTTCGGCAATTACAACTTTTGAAAAGTGGGGATATCTCAAGAGCAAAGGTAACTTACACTCGCAGGTATCACTGCTTCAGCCAGTTGTTGAGCCTCTTTTTGATGTACGTACAGATGAAACCGAGATCCCTTTTCTTATAGCTGAAAAACTTGCAGAAAGAGGTTTTGACAAGCTCCTGCGCTACTACAAAGAGCAGATAATCGATCCGGAAACAGGTAAGGGCGCATCCAATGCGAAAGAGTTCGCTGAGATCGCTGTTAAATACTATACTGCTCCGTCATGGGATGGCAAAAAAGACTTCCCGGGCGACAAGATAAAGGGCTGGGAAGCTTTCAAGGACGCTGGTGTATGGAACGATGCCAGACTTGAATACAAGAAAAGCTGGGGCAAGTTCAAAACTGTTACCAAAAAGTTTGAATTCTACAGCGAAACTCTTAAAAAAGCTCTTAAAGGTCATGCAGATAAACACAACGTCAGCATCGACAAGGTTCTTGATGTATGTAACTACGAAGCAAGGGGCGAAATGGCATTTGTTCCTCATTATGAAGCTCCATTCAGATATGGTTCTTTTGAAGAATATCCATTTACCTTCATCGACCACAAATCCAGATTGAACAAAGAAGGTCGTAGTGCTAATACACCGTGGTATCAGGAATTTAAAAAAGTAGACCTCGGCGATGAAAGCTGGGACGATGTGCTTAAGATCAACCCTGACGATGCCGCCGGATTAGGCATAAAGAACGGCGACATGGTACGCATTACTTCCACCAACGGCAGTTTTACCATTAAAGCGAAATTCTGGGAAGGTCTCCGCCCTGGTACCGTAACAAAATGCTATGGTCAGGGGCACTGGGCTTACGGTCGTGTTGCGGCTCTTGACTACAAAAATGCCAAACCAAGAGGCTTTAACAACAATGAGCTGATGCCTTGTGACTATGACAGGATTTCAGGCAGTACAGCCAGAAACGGCGGCTTCTGCGGCGTTAAAATCGAAAAGGTATAA
- a CDS encoding TorD/DmsD family molecular chaperone, which translates to MTTESLSINAEISRLFSIMFYNPEETFLSEPETVKALAELIKEKDASFRDDAEKLVNSLKELDAQELMLDYAALFVGPFQLQAPPYGSVYLDVAKTVNGESTAAVTDIYRKFALNVKPDMREPADHIAIELEFIHTALITIGNMKAENKDTTETENVFNDFISDYYHPFVSRMCELIEKNASTDFYKSIGGLLKTFSDELKLVQV; encoded by the coding sequence ATGACAACAGAGTCTTTATCTATAAATGCGGAAATATCCAGACTTTTTTCTATAATGTTTTATAATCCTGAGGAAACATTTCTCTCTGAGCCTGAAACAGTGAAAGCACTTGCCGAACTTATAAAAGAGAAGGATGCTTCCTTTCGCGATGATGCGGAAAAGCTTGTTAACTCGCTGAAAGAGCTCGATGCACAAGAGCTTATGCTTGATTATGCTGCGCTTTTTGTTGGTCCTTTTCAGCTTCAGGCACCGCCTTACGGGTCGGTGTATCTTGATGTAGCTAAAACAGTAAACGGCGAATCTACAGCAGCAGTTACGGACATATACAGAAAGTTTGCTTTAAACGTGAAACCCGACATGAGAGAACCAGCCGACCATATTGCAATTGAGCTTGAGTTTATCCATACTGCGCTCATTACTATAGGAAACATGAAGGCTGAAAATAAAGACACAACTGAAACTGAGAATGTTTTCAATGATTTCATCTCAGATTATTATCATCCTTTCGTATCCAGAATGTGTGAGCTAATAGAAAAAAATGCATCCACTGACTTTTATAAATCCATAGGCGGACTGCTTAAAACTTTTTCAGATGAGTTGAAATTAGTCCAGGTATAG
- a CDS encoding sigma-54-dependent transcriptional regulator — MKKILIIDDDTSLTYSLQKAFSGKYCIFTANNATAGMDFIEAESDIGLVFLDYKLGDENGLDVLERIRKGGYTVPVIFMTAYGTSETVLDAVKLGASDFLVKPVSPEEFIKTVESYYHIQVQSCGKGFEPVPEYNPNNKLVGISRAIRDVLKLAASASMSDAPVLLVGESGTGKDLIANIVHSHGERANKPFLAINCAAIPEELLESELFGYEKGAFSGAISSKIGLLESANGGTVFLDEISEMSFDLQAKLLRFLQNGTVQKLGELKEIQLDVRIVAATNKNITDLVEKNLFRFDLYHRLSVINIFIPPLRDRREDIKDIALHLIAKHVARHVKDISCVDKSLLDLFMKQQWPGNVRELENRIREAIILAKTNSLTADDFKLTQPADEQEHKNLFTYFSEKYREDIFAKSIEECEIELIKGALDKYDGKLTKVAEWLSISRVTLNAKLRKYNITHNQT, encoded by the coding sequence ATGAAAAAAATATTAATTATAGATGATGACACATCTCTGACCTACAGTCTGCAGAAGGCTTTTTCAGGCAAATACTGCATATTTACCGCAAATAACGCAACAGCGGGCATGGATTTTATTGAAGCTGAATCAGACATCGGTCTTGTATTTCTCGACTATAAACTTGGTGATGAAAACGGTCTTGATGTTTTGGAGCGCATACGAAAAGGCGGGTATACTGTCCCCGTCATATTCATGACTGCCTACGGCACCAGCGAAACAGTGCTGGATGCTGTTAAGCTGGGGGCATCTGATTTTCTTGTGAAACCTGTCTCTCCTGAAGAGTTTATAAAAACAGTGGAGAGCTATTACCACATACAGGTACAGTCTTGCGGCAAAGGATTTGAACCGGTACCGGAATATAATCCGAATAATAAATTAGTCGGCATATCAAGAGCAATCAGAGATGTTTTAAAACTCGCCGCCTCCGCTTCAATGTCTGACGCACCGGTGCTACTTGTCGGAGAGAGCGGAACAGGAAAGGATCTGATAGCAAACATCGTCCACTCCCATGGAGAGAGAGCTAATAAGCCATTTTTAGCGATCAACTGCGCAGCCATACCGGAAGAACTTCTCGAAAGTGAACTGTTCGGTTATGAAAAAGGCGCATTCAGCGGTGCGATCAGCTCAAAAATAGGTCTTCTGGAGTCGGCAAACGGAGGAACTGTTTTTCTTGATGAGATCAGTGAGATGTCTTTTGACCTTCAGGCAAAGCTTCTGCGTTTTCTGCAAAACGGAACCGTTCAAAAACTTGGAGAACTCAAAGAGATACAGCTCGACGTACGAATTGTGGCTGCAACAAATAAGAATATCACCGATCTTGTGGAAAAGAATCTGTTCAGGTTTGACCTTTACCACAGACTGAGCGTTATAAACATATTTATCCCGCCACTGAGGGACAGACGGGAGGATATAAAAGATATAGCACTGCATTTGATAGCAAAACATGTGGCAAGACACGTTAAAGATATATCATGTGTAGACAAATCACTGCTTGACCTTTTTATGAAACAACAGTGGCCGGGGAATGTGCGTGAGCTTGAAAACAGAATACGTGAAGCAATAATTCTCGCAAAAACTAACTCCCTGACGGCTGATGATTTTAAACTCACACAACCTGCCGATGAACAGGAACATAAAAATCTATTTACCTATTTCTCTGAAAAATACAGAGAAGACATCTTTGCAAAAAGTATCGAAGAGTGCGAAATAGAACTTATAAAAGGTGCCCTCGACAAGTACGACGGCAAGTTGACTAAGGTTGCAGAATGGCTGAGTATATCACGGGTTACACTAAACGCAAAATTAAGGAAATACAATATCACACACAACCAAACGTAA